The Microlunatus antarcticus DNA segment CGCATCGGGTTAGCAAACTCGACAGCCGCCTCCTCGAGGCGGTCTTCGAGCGCCTCGGCACCGTGCTCGACCTTGAACTCCCGCTCGGCTGTCGTGATGGGCTGGACCGCCAGCACCTGGATGTGCCCGTTCAGCCAAGCGCAGACCTCGAGGTCAGGACCGTAGGCGTAGGGCAATCCGATCAGCTCGTACTCGCAGGCTGAGCCAGGTGTCCAGGCTTCGCCGATGGGCACCGTGTGGCCCAGATCGAGGCGTTGGTCCGGCGGGCCGGCGTGGTAGTACGCCAGCATCGTCAGGACCTCCACGTGCCGCAGATCGTCGGCGTTGGTCGAGAGCACGAATTCCAGGCCATGGCCGGCCTCCGCAGTCGCGCCCCAGCACCCCGCGGTGAGAAAGGTCCACCCCGAGAAGCGGGGTCCCGGGCCGACCTTGTAGACGAAGAACCCGGGTATGCGCCGCTCGACGGGCCCGAGAGGCCATCGTTCCTGGCTGATGGAGTGTGTTCCGAAGTACGAGGCGACGTGCCGCTCGAGCGCATGATTCCAGGACGCGACGTCGTAGTGCGGCACGCGGTCACCGTAGCCGGGCCAAGACTGTCCTCCGGCCGCGGAAGAGGGTGGGCATCGTCTCGAGCCGATCATTCAGACTGAAGTCTCGCGAACCCATGCGTGGTCGCCCCCGTCGGACGTCTTCCTGGTCCATCTCTCGGGTGTCGCGATTGAGTGCACAACATCGGTGAGCCAGAAGGTGAGGTCGGGGTCGAAGCCGGCGAGGACGGTCCACCCGTACCTGGTCGGTAGAGCACGACCTGCGGTGGCCAGGTAGCCGGTGGCGGTGAGGTGGACGGCGTCGTGGTCGCGGCTGACGGCCAGCCAGTCGGGGATCTGCCACGGACCGGTGCTGCCGGTGGTGCGGTACCAGTCGTGGCGTCGGGACCGCTCGACGTCGAGGGGATACCTCGTGACCAGGTCGACCCAGTCCGACGCCTTGCGATCTCGAGCACGCGAGCATCTGCTGCCACGTCGACACGCGCCACACGGGCCCGTTCCCAGCCCATGGAGTCCTCGACGAGGGCGACCTGGACGGCGGGGAGCCGACCGAGCTGACGGCTGGTCGTGACGAGTCCGGCGTGGGTGGGGGTCGACCACCAGTACCCGCTGTACGCGGCGGCAGGGTCTTCGGGCCGCTCAGCGGTGGCACTCGCTTCGTCGTCGAGAGCATCGGCGCGCCACAGCTCGAGCCGGGACGTGGCGCCGCGCAGCGGAGGTGCTCCCGTACGGGCGCCACCCCGGCCCGACCAGCGCACCACCGACTGTCGCGTGAGGTCGACGGGCGACCACCACCACTGCGCTGCGGGGGCGACCGAGACGGCTCGCGCGATCGGATCGAGGTGAGCTGCCACCTGAGGGTCGGCGAGCGCCGCGTCGTGCTCGAACGGATCTTGCCAGTAGCGAGCGGAGTCCACCGAGGTGCCGAGCGCGTCCACCAGCTCGAGCGGGTCGTCGAGCGCGGCGATCTTCCGAGTGTCGATCTCCGCCAGCTGCTCGATCAGCAGAGCCTTGCCGGCCTCGTCCGTCATCTCGTGAGGCATCACCAGTCGCGGCTCGACCACGCGTGCTACCGCAGCACACACCTCACGCCCTCGCGGACCGGTGAGCAGCACCGCCGCGCGTCGTGATTCCTCGTTCGACTCTCCCATCTCCGCATCCTCGCGGATCACCGAGAGCAACCAACTCTCGCCGTAACCCGACCGTCGTGCGCTGCATGCAGTCCGCAGCACGCACCGTCGTGCGGATCGAGCCGTAAGCCGAGCACGCACAAGCCGGCCTTCACACGCTGCGTCGACCTTCAGTGACAGCGCGGAGGTCGTCGCCGCTGGACGAGGACCTCCGCGGTGTCGTCGCGTCAGTGGGTGCCGGCGGCGGCGTAGTCGCCGAACGAGGCGCCCGCCTGGGTCTTGCTGGTCGAGTCGGTCACCCAGAAGTAGGTGCCCGGTCCGGTCACGGTGATCTTGGTCGACAGGTTGCCCTTGCTGCTGGCCTCGTCGGTGCCGACCGGCTGGGCTGGGGTGCCGGTCTTGCTCTGGAAGTAGAGCGTGGCCTCCTTGCCCTTGTAGGCGTGGCCGTTGCGCTTCACGGTGCCCTTGACAGTGATCTTCTTGCCGGCCTTGGTCGACTCGGGGGTGGCGTTGATGGCCACGGTCACCTTGGCGCGCTTGTCGTTGAGGTTGTCGTGGCCGACGATCG contains these protein-coding regions:
- a CDS encoding suppressor of fused domain protein — encoded protein: MPHYDVASWNHALERHVASYFGTHSISQERWPLGPVERRIPGFFVYKVGPGPRFSGWTFLTAGCWGATAEAGHGLEFVLSTNADDLRHVEVLTMLAYYHAGPPDQRLDLGHTVPIGEAWTPGSACEYELIGLPYAYGPDLEVCAWLNGHIQVLAVQPITTAEREFKVEHGAEALEDRLEEAAVEFANPMRRSAV